A stretch of the Vicia villosa cultivar HV-30 ecotype Madison, WI unplaced genomic scaffold, Vvil1.0 ctg.001336F_1_1, whole genome shotgun sequence genome encodes the following:
- the LOC131634711 gene encoding 20 kDa chaperonin, chloroplastic-like produces the protein MASSQLTASSISTRNVASFQGLRPSGVQFHGASNVRIGNPARRSFKGVVVKAANVVAPKYTAIKPLGDRVLVKVKEAEEKTEGGILLPSTAQSKPQGGEVVAVGEGKTLGKNQVDISVKPGAQVVYSKYAGTEVDFNGEKHLIVKDDDIVGILETDDIKDLKPLNDRVLIKIEKAEEKTSGGLFLTEATKEKPSFGTVVAVGPGFVDEEGNRKPLSVTPGNTVLYSKYAGNDFKGKDGFEYITLRSSDVMAVLS, from the exons ATGGCTTCTTCTCAGTTGACAGCATCATCAATTTCTACCAGGAACGTTGCGTCCTTTCAAGGACTTCGACCTTCTGGAGTTCAGTTTCATGGTGCTAGTAATGTTAGGATTGGTAACCCTGCACGAAGGTCCTTCAAGGGTGTGGTTGTCAAAGCAGCCAATGTCGTTGCCCCCAAG TACACCGCAATTAAGCCTTTGGGTGACAGAGTACTTGTAAAAGTTAAGGAAGCAGAAGAGAAGACGGAGGGTggaattttgcttccatcaactgCTCAATCAAAGCCTCAAGGAGGAGAGGTGGTTGCTGTTGGAGAAGGAAAGACACTTGGAAAGAACCAAGTTGATATCAGTGTGAAG CCAGGCGCACAAGTTGTGTATTCAAAGTATGCAGGTACTGAGGTAGATTTCAATGGCGAGAAGCATCTTATTGTGAAGGATGATGACATTGTTGGCATCCTTGAAACCGATGACATCAAGGATCTTAAACCATTGAACGATAGAGTCCTGATTAAG ATTGAAAAAGCTGAGGAAAAAACTTCTGGTGGTTTGTTTCTCACAGAAGCAACCAAGGAGAAACCTTCATTTGGAACA GTCGTAGCAGTTGGTCCAGGGTTCGTGGACGAGGAAGGCAACAGAAAACCTTTGTCTGTTACTCCTGGGAACACAGTTTTGTACTCCAAATACGCCGGTAATGACTTCAAAGGAAAAGATGGTTTCGAGTACATAACATTGAGGAGTTCAGATGTCATGGCTGTTCTCTCTTAG